Proteins from a genomic interval of Trichoderma breve strain T069 chromosome 2, whole genome shotgun sequence:
- a CDS encoding PET assembly of cytochrome c oxidase, mitochondrial domain-containing protein: MSSASKFSLAATSLFAAGVIVFVHFQQKAEQTAMHAGVVRDIEQQRIKRERQLDFDMQKALEEEYKREQSVHSSLEPLNKASAGSR, encoded by the exons ATGTCTTCCGCATCGAAATTCTCCCTCGCCGCCACATCCCTCTTCGCCGCCGGCGTAATTGTATTCGTACACTTTCAGCAAAAAGCTGAACAAACC GCGATGCATGCCGGCGTTGTCCGTGACATTGAGCAGCAGCGTATCAAAAGAGAACGTCAACTGGACTTTGACATGCAGAAGGCCCTGGAGGAGGAGTACAAGCGCGAGCAGAGCGTTCACAGCTCATTAGAACCGTTAAACAAAGCTTCTGCCGGTTCGAGgtaa